From Micrococcus porci, one genomic window encodes:
- a CDS encoding PHP domain-containing protein has protein sequence MSTARYDLHTHSTESDGTEPAADVVHAAALAGLDGLALTDHDTTAGWAAAADAARETGLLLVPGMEMSCMAADGTSVHLLSYLHDPADPSLLAELGASRDARLTRAQSMTDRLAEDFPITWDLVREHASENATIGRPHIADALVTIGAVPDRSAAFSSILRGGSKYYVPHYAVDPVEAVRLVRAAGGVPVFAHPRARLRGRIVGDDVLEAMIEAGLAGLEADHRDNPEQERTWLRETATRHGLFVTGSSDYHGAGKPNLIGEFTTGPEVLAEIEHQGTGAAVVRG, from the coding sequence ATGTCCACGGCGCGCTACGACCTGCACACGCACTCCACCGAGTCGGACGGCACCGAGCCGGCCGCCGACGTCGTGCACGCCGCCGCTCTCGCCGGACTGGACGGGCTCGCGTTGACGGACCACGACACCACGGCCGGCTGGGCCGCGGCCGCCGACGCCGCCCGGGAGACCGGGCTGCTGCTCGTCCCCGGCATGGAGATGTCCTGCATGGCCGCGGACGGCACGAGCGTGCACCTGCTCAGCTACCTGCACGACCCCGCGGACCCGTCCCTGCTGGCCGAGCTGGGCGCCTCGCGCGACGCCCGGCTCACCCGCGCGCAGTCGATGACCGACCGCCTGGCCGAGGACTTCCCCATCACCTGGGACCTCGTGCGCGAGCACGCCTCGGAGAACGCGACGATCGGCCGCCCGCACATCGCCGACGCGCTCGTGACGATCGGCGCCGTCCCGGACCGCTCCGCGGCGTTCTCCTCGATCCTGCGCGGCGGCTCCAAGTACTACGTGCCGCACTACGCCGTCGACCCCGTGGAGGCGGTCCGGCTCGTCCGCGCCGCCGGCGGGGTGCCCGTCTTCGCGCACCCGCGCGCCCGACTCCGCGGGCGGATCGTGGGCGACGACGTCCTGGAGGCGATGATCGAGGCGGGCCTGGCCGGACTCGAGGCCGACCACCGGGACAACCCCGAACAGGAGCGCACGTGGCTGCGCGAGACCGCGACGCGGCACGGACTGTTCGTCACGGGCTCCTCGGACTACCACGGGGCCGGCAAGCCGAACCTGATCGGAGAGTTCACCACCGGCCCCGAGGTGCTCGCCGAGATCGAGCACCAGGGGACGGGCGCGGCGGTCGTCCGCGGCTGA
- a CDS encoding DEAD/DEAH box helicase, with translation MTENTAAAEAVAPTAPEQTFADFGVQEPIVRALSEKGIVHPFPIQAMTLPVALGGHDIIGQAKTGTGKTLGFGIPALQRAVGPDEAGWDTRVAAGAAGAPQALVVAPTRELAVQVAGDLVAAAKHRPLRIATIYGGRAYEPQIEELQRGVEVVVGTPGRLIDLLRQKHLRLDAVNTVVLDEADEMLDLGFLPDVETLLAAVPEVRQTMLFSATMPGPVIAMARRYMTRPTHIRASDPEDEGLTKKDIRQLVYRAHHMDKDELVARALQAEGRGRTIIFTRTKRTAARVAEELTNRGFAAGPLHGDLGQGAREQALRAFRNGKVDILVATDVAARGIDVDDVTHVINFQAPEDAKTYVHRVGRTGRAGHKGTAVTLVDWEDMPRWSLIDKALGLNQPEPVETYSSSPHLFSDLGIPKGTKGRLPKEKRVLAGLDAERLEDLGGPEAKEKAARGGRDERSGSRSGGRGERSGGRGGRAGGGSRASREDRPPREDRTPRGERAPRPEKTVKAERAPRAERAPRAEKADRPAAAERSEGASGERRRRTRTRRRGGDVIDG, from the coding sequence ATGACCGAGAACACCGCCGCCGCGGAGGCCGTCGCCCCCACCGCCCCCGAGCAGACCTTCGCCGACTTCGGCGTCCAAGAGCCCATCGTGCGGGCCCTGTCCGAGAAGGGCATCGTCCACCCGTTCCCCATCCAGGCCATGACCCTGCCCGTCGCCCTCGGCGGCCACGACATCATCGGCCAGGCCAAGACCGGCACCGGCAAAACCCTGGGCTTCGGCATCCCGGCCCTGCAGCGGGCCGTGGGCCCCGACGAGGCGGGCTGGGACACGCGCGTCGCGGCCGGCGCCGCCGGCGCCCCGCAGGCCCTGGTCGTCGCCCCCACCCGCGAGCTCGCCGTGCAGGTGGCCGGCGACCTGGTGGCCGCCGCCAAGCACCGTCCGCTGCGCATCGCCACGATCTACGGCGGGCGCGCCTACGAGCCCCAGATCGAGGAGCTGCAGCGCGGCGTGGAGGTCGTCGTCGGGACCCCCGGCCGCCTCATCGACCTGCTGCGGCAGAAGCACCTGCGCCTGGACGCCGTGAACACCGTGGTCCTGGATGAGGCCGACGAGATGCTGGACCTCGGCTTCCTGCCCGACGTGGAGACCCTCCTGGCCGCCGTGCCCGAGGTCCGCCAGACCATGCTGTTCTCCGCCACGATGCCCGGCCCCGTGATCGCCATGGCCCGCCGGTACATGACCCGTCCCACGCACATCCGCGCATCGGACCCGGAGGACGAGGGCCTCACCAAGAAGGACATCCGCCAGCTCGTCTACCGGGCCCACCACATGGACAAGGACGAGCTCGTGGCGCGCGCGCTGCAGGCCGAGGGCCGCGGCCGCACCATCATCTTCACGCGCACCAAGCGCACCGCCGCCCGCGTGGCGGAGGAGCTGACGAACCGCGGGTTCGCCGCCGGCCCGCTGCACGGCGACCTCGGCCAGGGCGCCCGCGAGCAGGCCCTGCGCGCGTTCCGCAATGGCAAGGTGGACATCCTGGTGGCCACGGACGTGGCGGCCCGCGGCATCGACGTCGACGACGTCACGCACGTGATCAACTTCCAGGCCCCCGAGGACGCCAAGACCTACGTGCACCGCGTGGGCCGCACCGGCCGCGCCGGCCACAAGGGCACCGCGGTGACCCTGGTGGACTGGGAGGACATGCCGCGCTGGTCGCTGATCGACAAGGCGCTGGGGCTGAACCAGCCCGAGCCCGTCGAGACGTACTCCTCGTCCCCGCACCTCTTCTCCGACCTCGGCATCCCGAAGGGCACCAAGGGGCGCCTCCCGAAAGAGAAGCGCGTGCTCGCCGGCCTGGACGCCGAGCGGCTCGAGGACCTCGGCGGCCCGGAGGCCAAGGAGAAGGCGGCCCGCGGCGGTCGCGACGAGCGGTCGGGCTCCCGGTCCGGCGGGCGCGGCGAGCGCTCCGGCGGCCGGGGCGGGCGCGCCGGCGGCGGCTCCCGGGCCTCCCGCGAGGATCGGCCCCCGCGTGAGGACCGCACGCCTCGCGGGGAGCGGGCGCCGCGCCCCGAGAAGACGGTGAAGGCGGAGCGGGCGCCCCGCGCGGAGCGTGCCCCGCGGGCCGAGAAGGCCGACCGCCCGGCCGCCGCGGAGCGCTCGGAAGGCGCCTCCGGCGAGCGCCGACGCCGCACCCGCACGCGTCGGCGCGGCGGTGACGTGATCGACGGCTGA
- a CDS encoding ribonuclease catalytic domain-containing protein, producing the protein MPHHALEVRGGPDAALAARLRALRAELDVPGEFPADVLTEAERAAAEVPGRVAADPDRADLTAVPFVTVDPAGSTDLDQALHLQAGPGRDELTVRYAIADVPGFVAPEGAVDAEARRRGQTVYLPDGRVPLHPEVLSEDAASLLPEVERPTFVWTFVLDAEGAVASTDLVRARIRSRAQLAYPQVQALLDDDAAPEAADWPAEVRASLALLPEVGARRTAQEAARGGASLSMPDQEISVVDGAYTLVQRVPLAAEDHNAQLSLMTGMAAARIMLEAGVGILRTMPAPDPDAVDAFRARTRALGLPWGEELDYGAYLRTVDPTDPRGLAVMHAATTLFRGAGYTAFDRGSVDPALRALPEDPEQAALAAPYAHTTAPLRRLVDRFVLVLCHAHVAGEPVPDWVRRALPDLPALMAESGRRASAADRAATDLVEAALLAARVGSVLEGTAVRTSEKGTDVQLTDPAVSLRVPGRAEPGTVVRVRVDAVDVAAGKVTASGVDWPHSAR; encoded by the coding sequence GTGCCCCACCACGCCCTCGAGGTCCGCGGCGGCCCCGACGCCGCCCTCGCCGCCCGCCTGCGCGCCCTGCGGGCGGAGCTCGACGTGCCCGGTGAGTTCCCCGCGGACGTCCTGACCGAGGCGGAGCGCGCCGCGGCGGAGGTCCCCGGCCGCGTGGCCGCGGACCCGGACCGGGCGGACCTGACGGCCGTGCCGTTCGTCACCGTGGACCCGGCCGGGTCCACGGACCTGGACCAGGCCCTGCACCTGCAGGCCGGCCCGGGCCGGGACGAGCTCACGGTGCGGTACGCCATCGCGGACGTGCCGGGGTTCGTCGCGCCGGAGGGCGCCGTCGACGCCGAGGCCCGTCGGCGAGGGCAGACCGTCTACCTGCCGGACGGGCGCGTCCCCCTGCACCCGGAGGTCCTCAGCGAGGACGCCGCCTCCCTCCTTCCCGAGGTCGAGCGCCCCACCTTCGTGTGGACGTTCGTCCTGGACGCGGAGGGGGCCGTGGCCTCCACCGACCTGGTGCGCGCCCGCATCCGCTCCCGCGCGCAGCTGGCCTATCCGCAGGTCCAGGCCCTCCTCGACGACGACGCCGCCCCCGAGGCCGCCGACTGGCCCGCCGAGGTGCGGGCGTCCCTCGCCCTGCTGCCCGAGGTCGGGGCACGGCGCACCGCCCAGGAGGCCGCGCGCGGCGGCGCCTCCCTCTCCATGCCGGACCAGGAGATCTCGGTCGTGGACGGCGCCTACACGCTCGTGCAGCGCGTCCCCCTGGCGGCGGAGGACCACAACGCCCAGCTGTCGCTGATGACGGGGATGGCCGCGGCGCGGATCATGCTGGAGGCCGGCGTCGGGATCCTGCGGACCATGCCCGCCCCCGACCCCGACGCCGTGGACGCCTTCCGCGCCCGCACCCGGGCCCTCGGCCTGCCGTGGGGCGAGGAGCTGGACTATGGCGCCTACCTGCGGACCGTGGACCCCACCGACCCGCGTGGGCTGGCCGTCATGCACGCCGCCACCACCCTGTTCCGCGGCGCCGGGTACACCGCCTTCGACCGCGGGTCCGTGGACCCGGCGCTCCGCGCCCTGCCCGAGGACCCCGAGCAGGCCGCCCTCGCCGCCCCCTACGCCCACACCACCGCGCCCCTGCGCCGCCTCGTGGACCGCTTCGTGCTGGTGCTCTGCCACGCGCACGTCGCCGGAGAGCCGGTCCCGGACTGGGTGCGCCGGGCGCTGCCGGACCTGCCGGCGCTGATGGCGGAGTCCGGGCGACGGGCCTCGGCCGCGGACCGCGCGGCCACCGACCTGGTCGAGGCCGCGCTGCTGGCCGCCCGGGTGGGGTCCGTCCTCGAGGGCACGGCGGTCCGGACCTCGGAGAAGGGCACGGACGTGCAGCTCACCGACCCCGCGGTGTCGCTGCGGGTGCCCGGCCGGGCCGAGCCCGGCACCGTCGTCCGGGTGCGCGTCGACGCCGTCGACGTCGCCGCCGGGAAGGTCACGGCCTCCGGGGTAGACTGGCCCCACAGCGCACGCTGA
- a CDS encoding DUF3107 domain-containing protein, which translates to MEIRIGVQHVGREVVLESDHTAQEVRALVDAALADGTTLALTDTKGRQVIVPADRIGFVEIGAKKSAPLGFAAV; encoded by the coding sequence ATGGAGATCCGCATCGGCGTGCAGCACGTCGGCCGCGAAGTCGTTCTGGAGAGCGACCACACCGCCCAGGAGGTGCGCGCCCTCGTGGACGCCGCCCTCGCCGACGGCACCACCCTGGCGCTCACGGACACCAAGGGCCGCCAGGTGATCGTCCCGGCCGACCGCATCGGCTTCGTGGAGATCGGCGCCAAGAAGTCCGCCCCGCTGGGCTTCGCCGCGGTCTGA
- a CDS encoding TetR/AcrR family transcriptional regulator: MAAPARLPRAERRGQLLEVARVVFAAQGYVGTSMDEITERADVSKPVVYQHFGGKQELFLELLDAEVERLRALIVEGTASTQDNRTRARSAVHAVFRYMDSPTSAHRREGGRGRGERAVAGPGRDRGPRRRRVLSRAALRPGVNARRPPGARPRLP, from the coding sequence GTGGCCGCCCCCGCGCGCCTGCCCCGGGCCGAGCGGCGCGGCCAGCTCCTGGAGGTCGCCCGCGTCGTCTTCGCGGCGCAGGGCTACGTCGGCACGTCGATGGACGAGATCACCGAACGGGCCGACGTGTCCAAGCCGGTCGTGTACCAGCACTTCGGGGGCAAGCAGGAGCTGTTCCTGGAGCTCCTGGACGCGGAGGTGGAGCGCCTGCGCGCCCTGATCGTCGAGGGCACCGCCTCCACGCAGGACAACCGCACCCGCGCCCGCAGCGCGGTGCACGCCGTGTTCCGCTACATGGACTCCCCCACCTCGGCCCACCGCCGCGAAGGCGGCCGAGGTCGTGGAGAACGTGCTGTGGCTGGGCCTGGACGCGATCGCGGACCGCGTCGACGGCGCGTCCTGAGCCGCGCCGCGTTACGCCCCGGGGTGAACGCCCGGCGCCCCCCTGGCGCACGCCCCCGGCTCCCGTAG
- a CDS encoding glutamyl-tRNA reductase, with the protein MTVFSLVASHKDLSLDTVARLSAGSAGVGSALASSTDDGAVVLATCNRVEVYADARDADAARERIVAAIAEQSGLPEDAVRSAFRVLDDDASARHLFEVGAGLDSAVVGEREIAGQVRRALVDARDAGTATGSLTRLFESATRTAKDVGSHTALGATGRSVVSVALDLAEELRGLTDAMARRTFWQEANVLLIGTGAYAGTTLAQLADRGAQAVGVHSASGRAAQFVADRGGWALALGGADVAGAVAEADVIIGSSGGDRQISPERMAGLRRGAERPVTVVDLALSRDFDPAVGELEGVDLITLESVRLAAPEQAQAAVAEARGLVETALEEYTSARRGRTADAAIKALRGHTMAALDREMERVRARHGCTAAADEVQFALRRMVNQLLHTPSVRARELAAQGRLDEFEHALEVLFDIPVPGTRPADAPGDACPATEADDARRTA; encoded by the coding sequence GTGACTGTCTTCTCCCTGGTGGCCTCCCACAAAGACCTGAGCCTCGACACCGTCGCCCGCCTGAGCGCGGGGTCCGCGGGCGTCGGCTCCGCCCTGGCGTCCTCGACGGACGACGGGGCGGTCGTGCTGGCCACATGCAACCGCGTCGAGGTGTACGCCGACGCCCGCGACGCCGACGCGGCCCGCGAGCGGATCGTCGCCGCGATCGCCGAGCAGTCCGGCCTGCCCGAGGACGCCGTCCGCAGCGCCTTCCGCGTCCTCGACGACGACGCCTCCGCCCGCCACCTCTTCGAGGTCGGGGCCGGCCTCGACTCCGCGGTGGTGGGCGAGCGCGAGATCGCCGGCCAGGTGCGCCGCGCCCTGGTCGACGCGCGCGACGCCGGGACGGCCACCGGCAGCCTGACGCGTCTGTTCGAGTCCGCCACCCGCACCGCGAAGGACGTCGGCTCCCACACCGCGCTCGGGGCCACCGGACGCTCCGTGGTCTCCGTCGCCCTCGACCTCGCCGAGGAGCTGCGCGGCCTCACCGACGCCATGGCCCGCCGCACGTTCTGGCAGGAGGCCAACGTCCTGCTGATCGGCACCGGCGCGTACGCCGGCACCACCCTGGCCCAGCTGGCCGACCGCGGCGCCCAGGCCGTCGGCGTGCACTCGGCCTCCGGCCGCGCGGCCCAGTTCGTCGCCGACCGCGGCGGCTGGGCGCTGGCCCTCGGCGGCGCGGACGTGGCCGGGGCCGTCGCCGAGGCCGACGTGATCATCGGCTCGTCCGGCGGCGACCGCCAGATCAGCCCCGAACGGATGGCCGGGCTGCGCCGCGGCGCCGAGCGGCCGGTCACCGTGGTGGACCTGGCCCTGTCCCGGGACTTCGACCCCGCCGTCGGGGAGCTCGAGGGCGTGGACCTGATCACCCTCGAGTCCGTGCGGCTGGCCGCCCCCGAGCAGGCGCAGGCGGCCGTCGCCGAGGCGCGCGGGCTCGTGGAGACCGCGCTCGAGGAGTACACCTCCGCGCGTCGCGGCCGCACCGCTGACGCGGCCATCAAGGCTCTGCGCGGACACACGATGGCCGCGCTGGACCGGGAGATGGAGCGCGTGCGCGCCCGTCACGGCTGCACCGCCGCCGCGGACGAGGTGCAGTTCGCCCTGCGGCGCATGGTCAACCAGCTGCTGCACACCCCGAGCGTGCGCGCCAGGGAGCTGGCCGCCCAGGGACGCCTCGACGAGTTCGAGCACGCCCTCGAGGTCCTCTTCGACATCCCGGTGCCCGGCACGCGACCCGCCGACGCCCCCGGGGACGCCTGCCCCGCGACCGAGGCCGACGACGCCCGCAGGACCGCCTGA
- the hemE gene encoding uroporphyrinogen decarboxylase, which produces MSAMTTPPGLPAEHPLSTADPARSTADAPLVCALRGRRPHRHPVWFMRQAGRSLPEYRKAREGVGMLESCLRPELAAEITLQPVRRHDVDAAIFFSDIVVPLKLAGVGVEIVPGVGPVLDHPVRTAEDAAALPELEDSALDVIREAVSRTVAELGPTPLIGFAGAPFTLAAYMVEGRPSRDHLGPRRMMHGDPQTWAALAAWAATVSGQFLRAQLEAGASAAQLFDSWAGSLSAADYRKHVQPHSAAALSAVSDLAGPGVEGGAPLLHFGTGTGEFLDLMRDAGASAVGVDHRITLAEAHRRLSSRPGPDGRAAVPLQGNIDPALLGAPWEVLEAHVREVVASGAAAPGHVVNLAHGVPPETDPEVLTRVVELIHSIPVADGAEK; this is translated from the coding sequence ATGTCCGCCATGACCACGCCCCCCGGCCTGCCTGCGGAGCATCCGCTGAGCACGGCCGACCCCGCCCGTTCGACCGCCGACGCGCCTCTGGTGTGCGCCCTGCGCGGCCGACGCCCGCACCGGCACCCGGTCTGGTTCATGCGCCAGGCCGGCCGCTCCCTGCCGGAGTACCGGAAGGCGCGGGAGGGCGTCGGCATGCTCGAGTCCTGCCTGCGCCCGGAGCTCGCGGCCGAGATCACCCTGCAGCCGGTGCGCCGGCACGACGTCGACGCCGCGATCTTCTTCTCGGACATCGTGGTGCCGCTGAAGCTGGCCGGCGTGGGCGTCGAGATCGTCCCGGGCGTCGGTCCGGTGCTCGACCACCCGGTGCGCACCGCGGAGGACGCCGCCGCCCTGCCCGAGCTCGAGGACTCCGCCCTGGACGTCATCCGGGAGGCCGTGTCCCGCACGGTCGCCGAGCTGGGGCCCACCCCGCTGATCGGTTTCGCCGGCGCCCCCTTCACCCTGGCGGCCTACATGGTGGAGGGGCGTCCCTCCCGCGACCACCTGGGCCCGCGCCGCATGATGCACGGCGACCCGCAGACGTGGGCCGCGCTCGCCGCGTGGGCCGCCACCGTGTCCGGGCAGTTCCTCCGCGCGCAGCTGGAGGCCGGCGCCTCCGCCGCGCAGCTGTTCGACTCCTGGGCCGGCTCGCTCTCCGCCGCCGACTACCGCAAGCACGTCCAGCCGCACTCCGCGGCGGCGCTCTCCGCCGTGTCCGACCTGGCCGGGCCCGGCGTCGAGGGCGGCGCCCCGCTGCTGCACTTCGGCACCGGCACCGGCGAGTTCCTGGACCTCATGCGCGACGCCGGCGCCTCCGCCGTCGGCGTGGACCACCGCATCACCCTGGCCGAGGCGCACCGCCGCCTCTCCTCCCGCCCCGGCCCCGACGGGCGCGCCGCCGTCCCGCTGCAGGGCAACATCGACCCGGCCCTGCTGGGCGCCCCGTGGGAGGTCCTCGAGGCGCACGTGCGCGAGGTCGTCGCCTCCGGCGCCGCGGCCCCGGGCCACGTGGTCAACCTCGCCCACGGCGTGCCCCCGGAGACCGATCCGGAGGTCCTCACCCGGGTGGTGGAGCTGATCCACTCGATCCCCGTGGCGGACGGGGCGGAGAAGTGA
- a CDS encoding protoporphyrinogen/coproporphyrinogen oxidase, with protein sequence MSGSALVVGGGIAGLLAARRLNQQGWEVTLAEATSVLGGTLSARFLDVPSVSDSGAVERQTLELDGGAESFAVRGAAVRALVDELGLGDDVVSPEPLGSWLHGPAGAVPAPRVGLVGIPGDLDAPDVAAALSPAGLERARRDLTEPMDRWAAARAAGEPVTVAALVADRLGDDVLERLVVPVVGGVHSADPAVVDVERVAPGLLAAAVEQGSLARGVAALRGGQTPGAAVAGVDGGMAKVTGRLVQTLREDGVTVLRGVRVAALSRLGADGRWWAQISDRDEEVVRGLEADRVVLAVDGVAAWELLAPVSGDAVDPDAGPALGEGVALATLVVEAPGMDAAPRGTGLLVAPGTDVRAKALTHSTAKWAWLRSVVDRPDESGAPRHPHRHVLRLSYGRHGGAAGDLGFRSADEDLLAAAVADAEALTGVELSADDVLASTVTRWRRPIPPQHGPDREAMDRLIAWAQDVPGLDLVGSWVHGTGLAAVVAGVERTVAPAAA encoded by the coding sequence GTGAGCGGGTCGGCCCTCGTCGTCGGCGGCGGGATCGCCGGGCTGCTGGCCGCACGCCGCCTGAACCAGCAGGGCTGGGAGGTGACGCTGGCCGAGGCCACCTCGGTGCTCGGCGGCACGCTCTCCGCCCGCTTCCTCGACGTGCCCTCCGTGTCCGACTCCGGCGCGGTCGAGCGGCAGACCCTCGAGCTCGACGGCGGCGCCGAGTCCTTCGCGGTGCGCGGGGCCGCCGTGCGCGCGCTCGTCGACGAGCTCGGCCTGGGGGACGACGTCGTCTCTCCGGAGCCGCTGGGCTCCTGGCTGCACGGCCCCGCCGGCGCCGTCCCCGCCCCGCGCGTGGGCCTGGTGGGCATCCCCGGCGACCTGGACGCCCCCGACGTCGCCGCGGCCCTGAGCCCCGCCGGACTCGAGCGCGCCCGCCGCGACCTGACGGAGCCGATGGACCGCTGGGCGGCCGCCCGCGCGGCCGGTGAGCCCGTCACGGTGGCCGCCCTCGTGGCGGACCGCCTGGGCGACGACGTCCTCGAGCGCCTGGTGGTCCCCGTCGTCGGCGGCGTGCACTCCGCCGACCCGGCCGTGGTGGACGTCGAGCGCGTCGCCCCCGGCCTGCTGGCCGCGGCCGTGGAGCAGGGCTCGCTGGCCCGGGGGGTGGCCGCCCTGCGCGGCGGGCAGACCCCGGGCGCGGCGGTCGCCGGCGTCGACGGCGGCATGGCCAAGGTCACCGGCCGTCTGGTGCAGACCCTGCGCGAGGACGGCGTGACCGTGCTGCGCGGCGTGCGCGTCGCCGCCCTGTCCCGCCTCGGCGCGGACGGCCGCTGGTGGGCCCAGATCTCCGATCGGGACGAGGAGGTCGTCCGCGGCCTCGAGGCGGACCGTGTGGTCCTCGCCGTCGACGGCGTCGCGGCCTGGGAGCTGCTGGCCCCCGTCAGCGGCGACGCCGTCGACCCCGACGCCGGCCCCGCCCTCGGCGAGGGCGTCGCCCTGGCCACGCTCGTGGTGGAGGCTCCCGGCATGGACGCCGCCCCGCGCGGCACCGGCCTGCTCGTGGCGCCCGGCACGGACGTCCGCGCCAAGGCGCTCACCCACTCCACCGCGAAATGGGCGTGGCTGCGGTCCGTGGTGGACCGCCCGGACGAGTCCGGCGCGCCCCGCCACCCGCACCGCCACGTGCTCCGCCTCTCCTACGGGCGGCACGGCGGCGCGGCCGGCGACCTCGGCTTCCGCAGTGCCGACGAGGACCTGCTGGCCGCCGCCGTCGCGGACGCCGAAGCCCTGACCGGGGTGGAGCTGTCCGCCGACGACGTGCTCGCGTCCACCGTGACCCGCTGGCGCCGGCCCATCCCACCGCAGCACGGCCCGGACCGCGAGGCCATGGACCGCCTCATCGCCTGGGCGCAGGATGTGCCCGGCCTCGACCTCGTGGGCTCCTGGGTCCACGGGACGGGCCTGGCCGCCGTCGTCGCGGGCGTGGAGCGCACCGTGGCGCCCGCCGCCGCCTGA
- the hemQ gene encoding hydrogen peroxide-dependent heme synthase → MSNTAAQPGQDWFTTYTVFARPQGEPGWLGLDGREAKKAVKEFDGVVKSLATRGVTVRGVYDVSGMRAEGDVMVWMYAHAPEDLQAAIRDLRRTRLLDGTNMVLSAMGADRMAEFNKDHIPAFAMGRKPLDWLCFYPFVRSYDWYTLDPKERARMLREHGKLGQDFPQVWANTTSAFALNDWEWLLGLEAPKLNDLVDMMRHLRDNETRHYVREEVPFYTGRRLETSELPEVLA, encoded by the coding sequence ATGTCGAACACCGCGGCCCAGCCGGGCCAGGACTGGTTCACCACCTACACCGTCTTCGCGCGCCCGCAGGGCGAGCCGGGCTGGCTCGGCCTCGACGGCCGGGAGGCCAAGAAGGCCGTCAAGGAGTTCGACGGCGTCGTGAAGTCGCTGGCCACGCGCGGCGTGACCGTGCGCGGCGTCTACGACGTCTCCGGGATGCGTGCCGAGGGCGACGTGATGGTGTGGATGTACGCCCACGCGCCCGAGGACCTGCAGGCCGCCATCCGCGACCTGCGCCGCACCCGCCTGCTGGACGGGACGAACATGGTCCTCTCCGCCATGGGCGCCGACCGCATGGCCGAGTTCAACAAGGACCACATCCCCGCGTTCGCCATGGGCCGCAAGCCCCTGGACTGGCTCTGCTTCTACCCGTTCGTGCGCTCCTACGACTGGTACACCCTGGACCCCAAGGAGCGCGCCCGCATGCTCCGCGAGCACGGCAAGCTCGGCCAGGACTTCCCGCAGGTGTGGGCCAACACCACCTCCGCGTTCGCCCTGAACGACTGGGAGTGGCTGCTGGGCCTGGAGGCTCCGAAGCTCAACGACCTCGTGGACATGATGCGCCACCTGCGCGACAACGAGACCCGCCACTACGTCCGCGAGGAGGTCCCGTTCTACACGGGCCGCCGCCTCGAGACGTCCGAGCTGCCCGAGGTGCTGGCCTGA